From a region of the Kaistia sp. 32K genome:
- the mraY gene encoding phospho-N-acetylmuramoyl-pentapeptide-transferase, producing the protein MLYLLGDLSAQFSGLNVFRYITFRVGGATMTALIFVFLFGPAIIRALKVKQGKGQPIREDGPQSHLVTKKGTPTMGGLMILSGLIVSTLLWANLSSFYVWTVLGVTVGFGLIGFYDDYLKVTKQSHKGFSGRSRLAVEFAIAAIACIAISHLSTGPLSNALTFPFIKAFVLDLGWFFIPFGAFVIVGAGNAVNLTDGLDGLAIVPVMVATASFGVMAYLSGNAIFAEYLQIHFVPGTGELAVLCGAMLGAGLGFLWFNAPPAAIFMGDTGSLALGGMLGAIAVATKHEIVLAIVGGLFVLEAVSVIIQVVSFKLTGKRVFKMAPIHHHFEHLGWTEPQVVIRFWIIAVVLALIGLSSLKIR; encoded by the coding sequence ATGCTGTACCTGCTGGGGGATCTCTCCGCGCAATTCTCGGGGCTCAACGTCTTCCGCTACATCACCTTCCGGGTGGGCGGCGCGACGATGACCGCGCTGATCTTCGTCTTCCTGTTCGGTCCCGCCATCATCCGGGCGCTGAAGGTCAAGCAGGGCAAGGGCCAGCCGATCCGCGAGGATGGTCCGCAGAGCCACCTGGTCACCAAGAAGGGCACGCCCACCATGGGCGGCCTGATGATCCTGTCCGGCCTGATCGTCTCGACGCTGCTCTGGGCCAATCTCTCAAGCTTCTATGTCTGGACGGTGCTCGGCGTCACGGTCGGCTTCGGCCTGATCGGCTTCTATGACGACTACCTGAAGGTCACCAAGCAGAGCCACAAGGGTTTCTCCGGCCGCTCGCGTCTCGCCGTCGAGTTCGCCATCGCCGCGATCGCCTGCATCGCGATCTCGCATCTGTCGACCGGGCCGCTGTCGAACGCGCTGACCTTCCCCTTCATCAAGGCCTTCGTCCTCGATCTCGGCTGGTTCTTCATTCCCTTCGGCGCCTTCGTCATCGTCGGCGCCGGCAATGCGGTGAACCTGACCGACGGCCTCGACGGCCTCGCGATCGTGCCCGTCATGGTCGCCACCGCCTCGTTCGGCGTCATGGCCTACCTCTCGGGCAACGCGATCTTCGCCGAATATCTGCAGATCCATTTCGTGCCGGGCACGGGCGAGCTCGCCGTCCTCTGCGGCGCGATGCTCGGCGCCGGCCTCGGCTTCCTCTGGTTCAACGCCCCGCCGGCGGCGATCTTCATGGGCGACACCGGCTCGCTGGCGCTCGGTGGCATGCTCGGCGCCATCGCCGTCGCCACCAAGCACGAGATCGTGCTCGCCATCGTCGGCGGCCTGTTCGTGCTCGAAGCCGTCTCGGTGATCATCCAGGTCGTCTCGTTCAAGCTGACCGGCAAGCGCGTCTTCAAGATGGCGCCGATCCACCACCATTTCGAACATCTCGGCTGGACCGAGCCGCAGGTCGTGATCCGCTTCTGGATCATCGCGGTCGTCCTCGCCCTGATCGGTCTCTCCAGCCTGAAGATCCGGTAG
- a CDS encoding UDP-N-acetylmuramoylalanyl-D-glutamyl-2,6-diaminopimelate--D-alanyl-D-alanine ligase, translating to MSNPLWTFDDLVNGMKGRPTSVGPAVTGISIDSRTVQPGDVFFAIRGDRFDGHRFVGSATAHGATVAVVSEDNLAGLGRMTIPLVVVSDVLEALQHLAHASRARSSARIAAVTGSVGKTSTKEMLAHVLAAEAPTHYSPASFNNHWGVPLTLSRMPLDAEFAVFEIGMNHAGEITPLVAQVRPHVAIVTTIEPVHLEFFPDGVDGITRAKAEIFSGVVPGGSVILNGDIPQFERLALLAMDAGVNQVLSFGTGRDADARLEALDMQSTLSHVGARILDQEISFTIGAPGRHLVQNALAVLLAVAQLGGDVVRASIALSGVSAAKGRGARHELAIGGGFATLIDESYNASPVSMRAAFAVLAQAQTDGDGQRIAVLGDMLELGEDTLRLHAELVEPLIAAGVDRVFLAGPSMQALWEVLPPALRGHYSETANELEPILLDEIAAGDVVMVKGSNGSRMAPIVDALKSRYAPTPLQGDPATEGPV from the coding sequence ATGAGCAATCCACTCTGGACGTTCGACGACCTCGTCAACGGCATGAAGGGCCGGCCGACCAGCGTCGGTCCCGCCGTTACCGGCATCTCGATCGATAGCCGCACGGTCCAGCCGGGCGACGTCTTCTTCGCCATTCGCGGCGACCGGTTCGACGGGCACCGCTTCGTCGGCAGCGCCACCGCGCATGGCGCGACCGTCGCCGTCGTCTCCGAGGACAATCTCGCCGGGCTCGGCCGGATGACGATCCCGCTCGTCGTCGTCTCCGACGTGCTGGAAGCGCTCCAGCATCTCGCCCATGCCTCGCGCGCCCGCTCCTCGGCCCGCATCGCCGCCGTCACCGGCAGCGTCGGCAAGACGTCGACGAAGGAGATGCTGGCGCATGTTCTGGCGGCCGAGGCGCCGACGCATTACTCGCCGGCCTCGTTCAACAATCATTGGGGCGTGCCGCTGACGCTTTCGCGGATGCCGCTCGACGCCGAGTTCGCCGTGTTCGAGATCGGCATGAACCACGCCGGCGAGATCACGCCGCTGGTGGCGCAGGTCCGCCCGCATGTCGCCATAGTCACGACGATCGAGCCCGTGCATCTCGAATTCTTCCCCGACGGCGTCGACGGCATCACCCGGGCGAAGGCCGAGATCTTCTCCGGCGTCGTGCCCGGCGGCAGCGTCATCCTGAACGGCGACATCCCGCAGTTCGAGCGGCTGGCGCTGCTCGCCATGGACGCCGGCGTCAATCAGGTGCTGTCGTTCGGCACCGGCCGCGATGCCGATGCGCGGCTCGAGGCGCTCGACATGCAGTCGACGCTCTCGCATGTCGGCGCCCGCATCCTCGACCAGGAAATCTCGTTCACGATCGGCGCGCCGGGACGGCATCTGGTGCAGAACGCGCTCGCCGTGCTGCTGGCGGTCGCCCAGCTCGGCGGCGACGTCGTCCGCGCCTCGATCGCGCTCTCCGGCGTCTCGGCGGCGAAGGGGCGGGGCGCCCGGCACGAACTCGCCATCGGCGGCGGCTTCGCGACGCTGATTGACGAAAGCTACAATGCGAGCCCGGTTTCGATGCGCGCGGCGTTCGCTGTGCTGGCGCAAGCCCAGACGGATGGGGACGGCCAGCGCATCGCGGTTCTCGGCGACATGCTGGAACTCGGCGAGGACACGCTGCGGCTGCATGCGGAGCTGGTCGAGCCGCTGATCGCCGCCGGCGTCGACCGCGTCTTTCTCGCCGGTCCGTCGATGCAGGCCCTCTGGGAGGTCTTGCCGCCGGCCCTGCGGGGCCATTATTCCGAAACTGCAAACGAACTCGAGCCGATTCTTCTCGATGAGATTGCCGCCGGCGATGTCGTGATGGTCAAGGGCTCGAATGGCAGCCGCATGGCGCCGATCGTCGATGCCCTGAAATCCCGCTACGCGCCGACGCCCCTCCAAGGCGATCCCGCCACTGAAGGACCCGTCTGA